In a genomic window of Halobiforma lacisalsi AJ5:
- a CDS encoding triphosphoribosyl-dephospho-CoA synthase produces the protein MRTLAQNARLALLLEVAGTPKPGNVDRRRDLEELRFDHFLAGTVGTERGLELAQEGEPVGRAFERAVEGMAAQGGGNTQFGALLLVVPLVRAAAGSEPLSPGAAEDVVADTSVADAAGFYRAFDHVDVFVDEPSADLEPLDVRRGSDAVPALEERELTLLDVMERSVPGDDVAREWTTGFERSFTAADRLAEADGPATDRAAAVFLSLLAERPDTLVASRRSESVARAVSDRAAALDERDALETDPDAVEEFADDLVERGINPGTTADLTAAGLFIALENGRVTV, from the coding sequence ATGCGAACGCTGGCACAGAACGCACGACTGGCACTCTTGCTCGAGGTCGCGGGCACACCAAAGCCGGGTAACGTCGACCGCCGGCGGGACCTCGAGGAGTTGCGGTTCGACCACTTCCTCGCGGGAACGGTCGGCACGGAGCGTGGGCTCGAGCTGGCCCAGGAAGGCGAGCCCGTCGGGCGGGCCTTCGAACGAGCGGTCGAGGGAATGGCGGCCCAGGGCGGCGGTAACACGCAGTTCGGCGCGTTGCTGTTGGTGGTGCCGCTGGTCCGGGCCGCCGCCGGGTCCGAGCCGCTCTCGCCCGGAGCCGCCGAGGACGTCGTCGCCGACACGAGCGTCGCGGACGCCGCGGGTTTCTACCGCGCGTTCGATCACGTCGACGTCTTCGTCGACGAACCGTCCGCCGACCTCGAGCCGCTGGACGTTCGGCGCGGTTCCGACGCCGTCCCCGCGCTCGAGGAACGCGAACTGACCCTGCTCGACGTGATGGAGCGAAGCGTCCCCGGCGACGACGTCGCCCGCGAGTGGACGACGGGGTTCGAGCGCTCGTTCACCGCGGCGGATCGGCTCGCCGAGGCTGACGGCCCGGCAACGGATCGTGCTGCGGCGGTCTTCCTCTCGTTGCTCGCGGAGCGGCCGGACACCCTGGTCGCGAGCCGCCGGAGCGAATCCGTGGCCCGAGCGGTCAGCGACCGCGCGGCTGCACTCGACGAGCGGGACGCCCTCGAGACCGACCCCGACGCCGTCGAGGAGTTCGCCGACGACCTCGTCGAGCGCGGCATCAACCCCGGGACGACGGCCGACCTGACCGCGGCGGGACTGTTCATCGCCCTCGAGAACGGGAGGGTGACGGTATGA
- a CDS encoding DUF447 domain-containing protein, protein MSESGADWPISLSGVTETVVTTLGPNGKWNAAALGLFDGDPATATTWGSTRTRGNFHRQGEGYVQFVDDPVVFADAALSIDEYDDPVLEAACAWTRVDATPIETGTDAGTEWERWELEPVESAVLERTVPTIDRGFGAVIEATVAASRLGIDGYDDDELRNRLEYFADVVDRAGGPRERTALERVRTHSEW, encoded by the coding sequence ATGAGCGAGTCCGGGGCCGACTGGCCCATCTCCCTCTCCGGGGTCACCGAGACCGTCGTCACGACCCTCGGCCCGAACGGGAAGTGGAACGCGGCCGCGCTCGGCCTCTTCGACGGCGACCCCGCCACCGCGACGACGTGGGGGTCGACGCGCACGCGCGGGAACTTCCACCGGCAGGGCGAGGGGTACGTCCAGTTCGTCGACGACCCCGTCGTCTTCGCGGACGCCGCGCTCTCGATCGACGAGTACGACGACCCCGTCCTCGAGGCCGCCTGTGCCTGGACGCGGGTCGATGCGACGCCGATCGAGACCGGAACCGACGCGGGCACCGAATGGGAGCGCTGGGAACTCGAGCCCGTCGAGTCCGCCGTTCTGGAGCGAACCGTGCCGACGATCGATCGCGGATTCGGGGCCGTGATCGAGGCGACGGTCGCCGCCTCACGGCTCGGCATCGACGGCTACGACGACGACGAACTCCGCAACCGCCTCGAGTACTTCGCCGACGTCGTCGACCGGGCCGGCGGTCCCCGGGAGCGAACGGCCCTCGAGCGGGTTCGCACCCACTCCGAGTGGTAG
- a CDS encoding 30S ribosomal protein S17e, producing MAIKPAYVKKTGNLLLERYPDAFTNDFEQNKDSVEKLTNVDSKGVRNRIAGYVTRKKSAQATA from the coding sequence ATGGCAATCAAACCGGCCTACGTCAAGAAGACCGGGAACCTCCTCCTGGAGCGGTACCCGGACGCGTTCACGAACGACTTCGAACAGAACAAAGACAGCGTCGAAAAGCTCACGAACGTCGATTCCAAGGGCGTCCGCAACCGCATCGCCGGCTACGTCACGCGGAAGAAAAGCGCCCAGGCGACCGCATAG
- the asd gene encoding aspartate-semialdehyde dehydrogenase produces MAVRVGVLGATGAVGQRLIQLLDPHPEFEIAALTASEDSAGKTYRQAAKWRVDSPIPDDVADITVSATDPAEVPDDVDLLFSSLPSSVGADVEPAFCEAGYVVSSNSSNARMADDVPLVIPEVNAEHLDLLEVQRDERGWDGALVKNPNCSTITFVPTLAALTEYGLETVHVATLQAVSGAGYDGVSSMEIIDNAIPHIGGEEDKLETESRKLLGEFDGAELSHNEVTVSASCNRIPTIDGHLENVWVETEEDLSAAKAAEEMAAYPSIDLRSSPDQLIHVFDAPDRPQPRLDRTLGDGMAVAAGGLQETPDGLQYNCLAHNTIRGAAGASVLNGELLLENGYL; encoded by the coding sequence ATGGCAGTACGAGTAGGCGTACTCGGCGCAACCGGTGCCGTCGGACAGCGACTCATCCAACTTCTCGATCCCCATCCGGAGTTCGAGATCGCCGCGCTGACCGCGAGCGAGGACAGCGCCGGCAAGACGTATCGACAGGCCGCCAAGTGGCGCGTGGACAGCCCCATCCCGGACGACGTCGCGGACATCACCGTCTCCGCGACCGATCCCGCGGAAGTACCCGACGACGTCGATCTCCTCTTCTCGTCGCTTCCCTCGAGCGTCGGCGCGGACGTCGAACCGGCCTTCTGCGAGGCCGGCTACGTCGTCTCGTCGAACTCGTCGAACGCGCGGATGGCCGACGACGTCCCGCTCGTAATCCCCGAGGTCAACGCCGAACATCTCGACCTCCTCGAGGTCCAGCGCGACGAGCGCGGCTGGGACGGGGCCCTGGTCAAGAACCCCAACTGCTCGACGATCACGTTCGTCCCCACGCTCGCCGCACTCACGGAGTACGGCCTCGAGACGGTCCACGTCGCGACCCTCCAGGCCGTCTCGGGAGCCGGCTACGACGGCGTCAGTTCGATGGAGATCATCGACAACGCCATCCCCCACATCGGGGGCGAGGAGGACAAACTCGAGACCGAGTCCCGGAAGCTGCTCGGCGAGTTCGACGGTGCGGAACTGAGCCACAACGAGGTCACCGTCTCCGCCTCCTGTAACCGCATCCCGACGATCGACGGCCACCTCGAGAACGTCTGGGTCGAGACCGAGGAGGACCTCTCGGCCGCAAAAGCCGCCGAGGAAATGGCGGCGTACCCGTCGATCGACCTCCGGTCCTCGCCGGACCAGCTCATCCACGTCTTCGACGCCCCGGACCGACCCCAGCCCCGGCTGGACCGGACGCTCGGTGACGGGATGGCCGTCGCCGCTGGCGGCCTCCAGGAGACTCCCGACGGACTGCAGTACAACTGCCTCGCACACAACACCATCCGCGGTGCGGCGGGTGCCAGCGTGCTCAACGGCGAACTCCTGCTCGAGAACGGCTACCTGTAA
- a CDS encoding D-2-hydroxyacid dehydrogenase encodes MSDGDGDAGGRTEISTETDPSVLVLRKGTHGVPIEEYAAALRDRLPDGSVELARTPAAERESIRDAEFVTGMVLEEPLLERAENLEVFACAYAGTGHLPMDRLEQRGVTVTNASGVHGPNIGEHVLGSILRFTRRFHVGNRRQRRREWRHYQAHELQGSMVTIVGLGAIGTAVAERLEPFGVETVGIRYTPEKGGPTDEVIGFDPEALHEALARTDYLVLACPLTETTRGLIDRDAFVTLDPEAVLVNVARGPVVDTGALLEAVRSNWIRGAALDVTDPEPLPEDHPLWNFENVKITPHNAGHTPKYYDRLAEIVAENARRFAECDGDGIDLENQVRP; translated from the coding sequence ATGAGCGACGGAGACGGCGACGCAGGAGGGCGTACCGAGATCAGTACCGAAACGGACCCATCGGTCCTCGTCCTCCGCAAGGGGACCCACGGTGTCCCGATAGAGGAGTACGCCGCAGCGCTTCGCGACCGCCTCCCCGACGGGAGCGTCGAACTGGCCCGTACACCGGCGGCCGAGCGGGAGTCGATCCGCGACGCGGAGTTCGTCACCGGAATGGTGCTCGAGGAGCCCCTCCTCGAGCGTGCGGAGAACCTCGAGGTGTTCGCCTGTGCCTACGCGGGGACGGGACACCTCCCGATGGACCGACTCGAGCAACGGGGCGTGACGGTGACGAACGCGTCGGGCGTTCACGGTCCCAACATCGGCGAGCACGTCCTGGGATCGATCCTGCGGTTCACGCGGCGGTTCCACGTCGGGAACAGGCGGCAGCGCCGCCGGGAGTGGCGACACTACCAAGCCCACGAACTCCAGGGGTCGATGGTGACGATCGTCGGCCTGGGTGCGATCGGGACGGCGGTCGCCGAGCGCCTCGAGCCGTTCGGCGTCGAGACGGTCGGCATTCGCTACACGCCGGAGAAAGGCGGGCCGACGGACGAGGTGATCGGCTTCGATCCCGAGGCGCTCCACGAGGCGCTCGCGCGGACGGACTACCTCGTGCTCGCGTGTCCGCTGACGGAGACGACGCGAGGGCTGATCGACCGGGACGCCTTCGTGACACTGGACCCCGAGGCCGTCCTGGTCAACGTCGCCCGCGGGCCGGTCGTCGACACCGGCGCGCTGCTCGAGGCCGTGCGCTCGAACTGGATCCGCGGGGCGGCGCTTGACGTAACGGATCCCGAACCGTTACCGGAGGACCATCCGCTGTGGAACTTCGAGAACGTCAAGATCACGCCGCACAACGCGGGTCACACGCCGAAGTACTACGATCGGCTGGCGGAGATCGTCGCCGAGAACGCCCGTCGATTCGCCGAGTGCGACGGTGACGGGATCGACCTAGAGAATCAGGTGCGTCCCTGA
- a CDS encoding NAD(P)/FAD-dependent oxidoreductase, whose amino-acid sequence MERVDVAIVGGGPAGTSAAEKAAAHGAETVLFEQGVPREDREELGPDSTDAAGMLDYWIDIMDFDYREIPDEVIHRELEGTEFIGPSSSVELTTTGIDSSYPNFGYTFHRARMDDWLHERAADAGADLRVGTGVSDLETDLRASSPKGPTHTLTLSNGEQLEAQYVVLADGPQRRITLEALDQFTPPGRSSSDYLSPPEANHIAYQEYREFPPELFEEFEDRLKFWWGHMPGETAYPWIFPNDGTVARVGLTMPIGMTLEDVDNPGSYKLLRPEDEQLPSGSEYIRRLLELEYGDEYDVDEDIPIVEDRGKSRGTETYPISSTRPIDSPVGANIAVAGGAMGTTSAFHEGGYHVAVRSGKIAGRLAGTDSLENYNDVWKRAIGDEILRNIAFADIVADYEPDDWDWAFGVVNDMQGDSGDNVLISNKYTAGLDATKILAKYKKRKFTYRDGGYVQIAEDEYHY is encoded by the coding sequence ATGGAACGCGTTGACGTCGCGATCGTCGGCGGCGGACCGGCGGGCACATCCGCGGCAGAAAAAGCCGCTGCCCACGGTGCCGAAACGGTCCTCTTCGAACAGGGCGTCCCGCGGGAGGACCGTGAGGAGCTCGGTCCCGACTCGACCGACGCTGCCGGCATGCTCGACTACTGGATCGACATCATGGACTTCGACTACCGGGAGATCCCCGACGAGGTGATCCACCGGGAACTCGAGGGCACCGAGTTCATCGGCCCTTCCTCGTCCGTCGAGTTGACGACGACGGGAATCGACTCCAGCTACCCCAACTTCGGGTACACCTTCCACCGGGCCCGCATGGACGACTGGCTCCACGAGCGCGCCGCCGACGCGGGCGCTGACCTCCGTGTCGGCACCGGCGTCTCCGACCTCGAGACCGATCTCCGGGCGTCGAGCCCGAAGGGGCCGACCCACACGCTCACCCTCTCGAACGGCGAACAACTCGAGGCCCAGTACGTCGTCCTCGCGGACGGCCCGCAACGGCGGATCACTCTCGAGGCCCTCGACCAGTTCACGCCCCCCGGCCGGAGCAGTTCCGACTATCTCTCCCCGCCGGAGGCCAACCACATCGCCTACCAGGAGTACCGCGAGTTCCCGCCGGAACTGTTCGAGGAGTTCGAAGACCGACTCAAGTTCTGGTGGGGCCACATGCCGGGCGAAACCGCCTACCCCTGGATCTTCCCCAACGACGGGACGGTCGCCCGCGTCGGGCTGACGATGCCCATCGGGATGACCCTCGAAGACGTCGACAACCCCGGATCGTACAAACTGCTCCGCCCCGAGGACGAACAACTCCCCTCCGGCTCCGAGTACATCCGTCGGCTCCTCGAACTCGAGTACGGGGACGAGTACGACGTCGACGAAGACATCCCGATCGTCGAGGACCGCGGCAAGTCCAGGGGGACCGAAACCTATCCCATCTCCTCGACCCGACCGATCGACTCCCCCGTCGGTGCGAACATCGCCGTCGCCGGCGGTGCGATGGGAACGACCTCCGCCTTCCACGAGGGCGGCTACCACGTCGCCGTCCGCTCGGGCAAAATCGCCGGCCGACTCGCCGGCACCGACTCGCTCGAGAACTACAACGACGTCTGGAAACGCGCCATCGGCGACGAAATCCTTCGGAACATCGCGTTCGCCGACATCGTCGCGGACTACGAGCCCGACGACTGGGACTGGGCCTTCGGCGTCGTCAACGACATGCAGGGCGACAGCGGTGACAACGTCCTGATCTCGAACAAGTACACGGCCGGCCTCGACGCGACCAAGATCCTCGCGAAGTACAAGAAACGAAAGTTCACCTACCGCGACGGCGGCTACGTCCAGATCGCCGAAGACGAGTACCACTACTGA
- a CDS encoding DUF7344 domain-containing protein encodes MATSQYQILLETALFTCLIKASSMNENDGPWLDTVHELLSESRRRQVLYYFLQTEHATVNELAHRLVSRERNVPIDSIDSGETTEITIALHHKHLPKLERHDVIEYDEHSDDVVRGSGFEGMAEFVRRARELEATGGRFEDSSGSSTSVAE; translated from the coding sequence GTGGCGACTAGTCAATACCAAATACTTTTGGAAACGGCTTTATTCACCTGTCTAATAAAGGCCTCGAGTATGAACGAAAATGACGGTCCGTGGCTCGATACGGTACACGAGCTGCTATCGGAGTCACGCCGCCGGCAGGTCCTGTACTATTTTTTACAAACCGAGCATGCGACGGTCAATGAGCTCGCTCATCGCCTCGTCTCGCGTGAGCGAAATGTTCCTATCGACTCCATCGATTCGGGGGAGACGACCGAGATTACGATCGCTCTGCACCACAAACACTTGCCGAAACTCGAGCGCCACGACGTCATCGAGTACGATGAGCATAGCGACGACGTGGTCCGGGGTTCCGGATTCGAGGGGATGGCGGAGTTCGTTCGACGGGCGCGTGAGTTAGAAGCGACGGGCGGTCGTTTCGAGGATTCGAGCGGATCGTCGACTTCGGTCGCCGAATAG
- the hisD gene encoding histidinol dehydrogenase — translation MSIDVTEIQDLGPGDRAAFFDRDAGIEDVRGDVREIVDRVREEGDVAVREYTSEFDGVEVGNLEITDECERAYEDLEDDLREAIEDAAANVREFHEAQLPADWREEFGDGRELGRRFRPIERVGVYVPGGSAAYPSSAIMGVVPAVVAGVEHVAVVTPPAEEVNPATLAAIHAAGADSVYSVGGVQAIAGLAYGTETITRVQKIVGPGNKWVTAAKAEVRGDVEIDFLAGPSEVVVVADGTADPEFVAAELVAQAEHDPNASVVAVTDDEETANAVAAAVDDQANAREREDVIRSALDNDASGVLLARSMSEAILFTEEYAPEHLAVVADDEESILERIDSAGSVFLGPNTPVAAGDYASGTNHVLPTNGEARVTGGLSVETFLRSTTVQRLSREGLESIGETVTTLAEAEGLEAHAESVRKRLER, via the coding sequence ATGAGTATCGACGTCACGGAGATTCAGGACCTCGGACCCGGCGATCGCGCCGCCTTCTTCGACCGCGACGCCGGCATCGAGGACGTACGCGGGGACGTTCGTGAGATCGTCGATCGCGTGCGCGAGGAGGGCGACGTCGCCGTCCGCGAGTACACGAGCGAGTTCGACGGCGTCGAGGTCGGCAACCTCGAGATCACTGACGAGTGCGAACGGGCTTACGAGGACCTCGAGGACGACCTTCGCGAGGCGATCGAGGACGCCGCAGCGAACGTTCGAGAGTTCCACGAGGCGCAACTCCCGGCGGACTGGCGCGAGGAGTTCGGCGACGGGCGCGAACTCGGACGGCGATTTCGGCCTATCGAGCGAGTCGGCGTCTACGTCCCTGGGGGGTCGGCGGCCTACCCCTCGAGCGCGATCATGGGGGTCGTGCCGGCGGTCGTCGCGGGGGTCGAGCACGTGGCGGTCGTGACCCCGCCCGCGGAGGAGGTGAACCCGGCCACGCTGGCGGCGATCCACGCCGCGGGGGCGGACTCGGTCTACAGCGTCGGCGGCGTACAGGCGATCGCGGGACTGGCCTACGGGACCGAGACGATCACGCGCGTCCAGAAGATCGTCGGGCCGGGCAACAAGTGGGTCACCGCGGCCAAGGCGGAGGTGCGGGGGGACGTCGAGATCGACTTTCTCGCGGGACCGAGCGAAGTGGTCGTCGTCGCCGACGGGACGGCCGATCCGGAGTTCGTGGCTGCCGAACTCGTCGCCCAGGCCGAGCACGACCCGAACGCATCGGTCGTCGCAGTAACTGACGACGAGGAGACTGCGAACGCGGTCGCGGCGGCCGTCGACGACCAGGCGAACGCGCGCGAGCGCGAAGACGTGATTCGATCCGCGCTCGACAACGACGCCAGCGGTGTGTTGCTCGCACGCTCGATGAGCGAGGCGATCCTCTTCACCGAGGAGTACGCACCCGAGCACCTGGCGGTCGTCGCGGACGACGAGGAGTCGATCCTCGAGCGAATCGACAGTGCGGGAAGTGTCTTCCTGGGGCCGAACACGCCCGTAGCGGCCGGCGACTACGCCAGCGGGACGAACCACGTGCTGCCGACCAACGGCGAGGCCCGCGTGACGGGCGGGCTCTCGGTCGAGACGTTCCTCCGATCGACGACGGTCCAGCGACTCTCCCGCGAGGGGCTCGAGTCGATCGGCGAGACGGTGACGACTCTGGCGGAGGCGGAAGGGCTCGAGGCCCACGCGGAGAGCGTTCGCAAGCGACTGGAGCGGTAG
- a CDS encoding methyl-accepting chemotaxis protein — MGNPLTKFFSSESKSESTSKTDSETGEQSVSSVEASRTPNSSSSTDAGNETATADGDGHGSAANTTATDGGATTGGRQEDDRAESDTLGGRDSADENLDIATDALLDTLPQPAFLLDTEHRIIGWNRELEVLTGVDREEVLGETDAGAFFRDDRTTTLADEVVENPESAHRGTDAERSGRDQRAYELERELENAAGETVHVHSVATPIYQRDSFQGVIQLVQDNTAVIRRREAMADLVTEVTETGRTLNEGDLSARVEYTDEHDVLDEDIKRITDTINEIAAHVETTIHGIGDEVEELSAEAAEIAEAAADVDEQVGEQTDSIGAIVEEISDLSATMEEVAASSDQVSAAAEQAQEAADDGVEVSREAREEMDEVLEASEELVETVTELESRMDEIDEVIEVINDIADQTNLLALNANIEAAQAGEEGDGFAVVANEVQSLASETKEHTQQISSRVEDLHDRTERTVDVTERTNGRIATANEQIDVAIENLQEIADAVDEAAHGIDQIADANDDQAASVEEVASEADGVANDADRIEERIGEVTERTAAQRDAIEDMVDYLEEVADGDAVERSRGSEYGSR, encoded by the coding sequence ATGGGTAACCCGCTAACGAAGTTTTTCTCGTCGGAGTCGAAGTCTGAGTCAACGTCGAAAACGGACTCGGAGACGGGAGAGCAATCGGTCTCCAGTGTAGAAGCGAGCCGAACGCCGAACTCGAGTTCGAGTACGGACGCGGGGAACGAGACGGCAACGGCGGACGGAGACGGCCACGGGAGTGCCGCGAACACGACAGCGACCGACGGTGGAGCGACGACGGGAGGCCGGCAAGAGGACGACCGAGCCGAATCGGACACGCTCGGCGGACGGGACTCGGCCGACGAGAACCTGGATATCGCGACCGACGCCCTCCTCGATACGCTGCCCCAGCCCGCTTTCCTCCTCGATACGGAACATCGGATCATCGGCTGGAACCGCGAACTCGAGGTTCTCACCGGTGTCGACCGGGAAGAAGTCCTCGGCGAGACCGACGCCGGGGCCTTCTTCCGCGACGATCGGACGACGACGCTGGCCGACGAGGTCGTCGAGAACCCGGAGAGCGCACACCGCGGGACCGACGCCGAACGCTCCGGCCGCGACCAGCGCGCGTACGAACTCGAGCGCGAACTCGAAAACGCCGCCGGGGAGACGGTTCACGTCCACTCGGTCGCGACGCCGATCTATCAGCGCGACTCCTTCCAGGGCGTGATCCAGCTGGTCCAGGACAACACGGCGGTCATCCGGCGACGGGAGGCGATGGCCGATCTGGTGACGGAGGTCACGGAGACGGGGCGGACGCTCAACGAGGGAGACCTCTCGGCGCGGGTCGAGTATACGGACGAACACGACGTCCTCGACGAGGATATCAAACGGATCACGGACACGATAAACGAGATCGCGGCCCACGTCGAGACGACGATCCATGGCATCGGCGACGAGGTCGAAGAGCTCTCGGCCGAAGCCGCCGAGATCGCCGAAGCCGCGGCCGACGTCGACGAGCAGGTCGGCGAGCAGACCGACTCGATCGGGGCGATCGTCGAGGAGATCAGTGACCTCTCGGCGACGATGGAAGAGGTCGCGGCCAGTTCCGACCAGGTGTCGGCCGCCGCGGAACAGGCCCAGGAAGCGGCCGACGACGGGGTCGAGGTCAGCCGTGAAGCCCGCGAGGAGATGGACGAGGTCCTCGAGGCCTCGGAGGAACTCGTCGAGACCGTGACCGAACTCGAGTCGCGGATGGACGAGATCGACGAGGTCATCGAGGTCATCAACGACATCGCGGACCAGACGAACCTCCTCGCGCTGAACGCAAACATCGAGGCGGCCCAGGCCGGCGAGGAGGGCGACGGGTTCGCCGTCGTCGCCAACGAGGTCCAGTCGCTTGCAAGCGAGACGAAAGAACACACCCAGCAGATCTCGAGTCGGGTCGAGGATCTTCACGACCGGACCGAACGAACCGTCGACGTCACCGAGCGAACCAACGGCAGGATCGCGACGGCCAACGAGCAGATCGACGTCGCGATCGAGAACCTCCAGGAGATCGCGGACGCGGTCGACGAGGCCGCCCACGGGATCGACCAGATCGCCGACGCCAACGACGACCAGGCCGCGTCGGTCGAGGAGGTCGCGTCGGAGGCCGACGGCGTGGCCAACGACGCCGACCGGATCGAGGAGCGGATCGGCGAAGTGACCGAGCGGACCGCTGCCCAGCGGGACGCCATCGAGGACATGGTCGACTATCTGGAGGAAGTAGCGGACGGTGACGCTGTCGAGCGTTCTCGAGGGAGCGAGTACGGGAGTCGGTAA
- a CDS encoding HesB/IscA family protein, with amino-acid sequence MSTDSTGGGGVETQPEIEVTEEAADQALALLENEGLDDGEAGLRLFVQQGGCAGLSYGMRFDDGPDEDDTIYEHHGLRVFVDPASLKYIEGSILDYESGLQAEGFHVENPNVVSECGCGESFRT; translated from the coding sequence ATGAGCACGGACAGCACGGGCGGTGGAGGGGTCGAGACCCAGCCGGAAATCGAGGTCACCGAGGAGGCGGCAGACCAGGCTCTCGCCCTCCTCGAGAACGAAGGATTGGACGACGGCGAGGCGGGGCTTCGCCTCTTCGTCCAGCAGGGTGGCTGTGCCGGCCTCTCCTACGGGATGCGCTTCGACGACGGTCCCGACGAGGACGACACGATCTACGAACACCACGGGCTACGCGTGTTCGTCGATCCGGCGAGTCTGAAGTATATCGAGGGCAGCATCCTCGATTACGAGTCCGGTCTCCAGGCCGAGGGCTTCCACGTGGAAAACCCCAACGTCGTCAGCGAGTGTGGCTGTGGCGAGTCCTTCCGGACGTAA
- a CDS encoding dodecin produces the protein MVFKKITLIGTSSESFDAAADDAIDRAEDTLQNVHWVEVDELGVEVATADEREYQAEVTVAFELED, from the coding sequence ATGGTTTTCAAGAAGATCACCCTGATCGGGACCAGTTCGGAAAGCTTCGACGCCGCGGCAGACGACGCTATCGACCGCGCCGAGGACACGCTCCAGAACGTCCACTGGGTAGAAGTCGACGAACTCGGGGTCGAAGTCGCCACGGCGGACGAACGGGAGTATCAGGCCGAAGTCACCGTCGCCTTCGAACTCGAGGACTGA